In bacterium YEK0313, one genomic interval encodes:
- a CDS encoding FHA domain protein, translating to MLALRLTIENEAALSDGGPLTYTLTGRRGIDIGRDKHLDWVLPDPTRYISSKHCEIRFRDGGYWLHDVSSNGTFVNGAAFRLTEPRRLRAGDRLEIGRYIIKVEVEGDSSAGSLEGEAVPPAAASDIWAADGEAAPAKSARGATAGRSYRAT from the coding sequence GTGCTCGCACTGCGCCTGACCATTGAAAACGAGGCCGCCCTGTCCGATGGCGGACCGCTGACCTATACGTTGACCGGCCGGCGCGGCATCGACATCGGCCGCGACAAACATCTCGACTGGGTGCTGCCGGATCCGACCCGCTACATTTCGAGCAAGCACTGCGAGATCCGCTTCCGCGACGGCGGCTACTGGCTGCACGACGTCTCGAGCAACGGCACCTTCGTCAATGGCGCAGCCTTCCGCCTGACCGAGCCGCGGCGGCTGCGCGCCGGCGACCGGCTGGAGATCGGGCGCTACATCATCAAGGTAGAGGTCGAGGGCGACAGCTCCGCCGGAAGCCTCGAAGGAGAGGCCGTGCCACCGGCCGCGGCCAGCGACATCTGGGCCGCCGACGGCGAGGCGGCGCCGGCGAAATCCGCGCGCGGCGCAACGGCCGGCCGGTCGTATCGGGCGACCTGA
- a CDS encoding Extracellular serine protease precursor, translating to MPANSAHDRPATARMLALLCSTALTSVTLAAMPAPARAQLLSGATGGQGDANGGAGGNAGEAGSPGTGATAGGGGSAGTVVSPDGGTGGDDFSTVGSAGGGGGGYSHVTTGNISASSTGGNGGAGGLGLNGGGGGAGGDGARNAEAVPNVRVGATVRGGHGGGGYGLGSSGGGGAGIVLENAGTLTFDPGGQAFGGNGGGGFAGGGGGGAGVILNAGGTLNTGAGTSITGGAGGYYSAGGAGVISGGATSVVNLGEITGGAGGDAGPAGAALDLRHGGTVLNIGTIRGGAGDSSAAGPQNAPAGGTGSGGARGFVPFTASAGSGGAGIVGAGLSVMNAGTIAGGVGMEGRANAITFTGGDNTLSLRNGSTIIGNVVVESGAVGTLVLGDYDTLPSTPAFDVSKIVTTATAGATDQFVGFGIFLKSGSNTVRLTGTGAQSWTIEQGALAGDTNSLGGNLTFTGASGIARGVVFDQASDGTYAGTVSGPGDFVKTGAASLTLTSPQSFTGEVNIFGGTLRMGAANVLGASAGIHISGGSWDLDGYSQTVKGLSGNVGTSIALGAATLTVDNTSFAGFSGTISGTGGLTKTGAGDFNLFGTHTYSGPTNVTGGAMRLGGLLASATINISNGAEFGVYRENALSPIVAVNLTGTASIFRLQLNQQIGSLSGGAGTEVRFDTGAVLTTGTNNTNDVFGGNIGGTISVDGALTKIGTGSLTLNGDSEYGGATTVRGGALIVNGSLSPLSAVTVEAGATLGGSGTVGHTIIADGGHIAPGHSIGTLHFSRNLTLSPGSILDFELGSPGLSAGAPGTSDRIAVGGSLTLDGTLNLSQSGHPADGMAAFGYYRLMTYGGTLIDRGLEIGATPVAGIYEIQAGGGNVDLFVAANGDNTLQHWQGDDGTWNAVGTQWLNQGGVAPVAWAGHHAVFKNEPGGFGGGTIAVAGVQSFKGLQFVDNGYRLEGPGTLMIDGSGRSDGNAEIRVLTNTVAHIATTITGTGGLSKTEGGTLVLEGNNTYRGGTSLLDGTLSVSSDANLGDAAGGLRFNGGTLATTAGIQSARAIMLDGSGVFNVATNTELGLTGSVSGAGDLIKIGAGTLRLTGVNSYGNTAVLGGTLIGSTGSISGDIINAGTVVFDQPADGRFAGNIGRLSSFAGLMVKQGAGTLSLTGISGLDWSIQAGGLSAVAERFLGNAAIGAGASLTFDQAADAAYGGVLTGTGRFVKAGTGALIYDGNSSGFAGMTEIAAGALIVGSGPAHAQAMLGGSFHVAGGGTLGGHGTVGSGAGSVVTIASGGTIAPGNSIGTLTVNGNLVFAAGSTYQAEISPALQSDLINVSGTAVIDGGTVHALKAGGIYTPGSRWTILDAHGGVTGRFDAFDQNMPFVDLTLSYDAHRVYIEAKRNSVPFCAVAQTANQCAIGKGLESTGSGNPANDAAAALPDATAARAALDQLSGEIHASAKTALIADSRFIREAATDRIRAAFGAVAASAMPVTAYGEGGPQAVPVTTDRAAVWAQGFGAWGRVNGNGNAAGLTTATGGILIGADGPVFGTGPFGTWRFGALAGYSRTTFNARGRLSSGESDNYHLGLYGGTQWGPLGFRAGLAYTWHQLVTGRTVAFAGFGDSLRSRYRAGTFQVFGDIGYRIDTPVAAFEPFANLAHVSLDAGGCGERGGAAALHATGQVTAATFTTIGLRASANFALGGIAATVRGSIGWRHAYGAIAPLSSQAFAGGDAFAIAGVPIARDAGAINAGLDMAVTPNAVLGLSYDGQFASSAQQHGFKANFSLRF from the coding sequence ATGCCGGCCAATTCTGCTCACGATCGCCCTGCGACCGCGCGCATGCTTGCGCTGCTCTGCTCCACGGCACTCACCTCCGTGACGCTGGCCGCCATGCCGGCGCCCGCCCGGGCGCAGCTTCTCTCCGGCGCGACGGGCGGCCAAGGGGACGCGAATGGCGGCGCCGGCGGCAATGCCGGCGAGGCCGGCAGCCCCGGCACGGGCGCCACGGCGGGGGGCGGCGGCAGCGCCGGGACGGTGGTCAGCCCCGATGGCGGTACTGGCGGCGACGACTTCTCGACCGTCGGGAGCGCCGGCGGCGGCGGCGGAGGCTACAGCCACGTCACCACCGGCAACATTTCGGCAAGCAGCACAGGCGGGAATGGTGGTGCCGGCGGCCTGGGCCTCAACGGCGGCGGCGGTGGCGCGGGCGGCGACGGCGCGCGCAATGCCGAGGCTGTCCCGAACGTTCGTGTCGGCGCGACGGTTCGCGGCGGCCATGGTGGCGGGGGATACGGGCTCGGCAGCAGCGGTGGCGGCGGGGCAGGGATCGTGCTGGAGAATGCCGGCACGCTCACCTTCGATCCGGGCGGCCAGGCCTTTGGCGGCAACGGTGGCGGTGGCTTTGCTGGGGGCGGTGGTGGTGGAGCCGGCGTCATCCTGAACGCCGGCGGGACCCTGAACACCGGCGCGGGGACCAGCATCACCGGCGGCGCCGGCGGCTATTATTCCGCGGGTGGTGCCGGCGTCATATCGGGCGGCGCGACCAGCGTCGTCAATCTGGGCGAGATCACCGGCGGCGCGGGCGGCGATGCCGGGCCTGCCGGAGCGGCGCTCGACCTGCGGCATGGTGGCACCGTGCTCAACATCGGAACCATCCGGGGCGGTGCCGGCGACAGCAGCGCCGCTGGTCCGCAGAACGCCCCTGCCGGCGGGACCGGAAGCGGCGGCGCGCGTGGTTTTGTCCCCTTCACGGCCTCAGCGGGCTCCGGCGGCGCGGGCATCGTCGGCGCCGGTCTCAGCGTGATGAATGCTGGAACGATTGCCGGCGGCGTCGGCATGGAGGGCCGGGCCAATGCGATCACCTTCACAGGCGGCGACAACACGCTGTCGCTGCGTAACGGCTCGACCATCATCGGCAATGTGGTGGTCGAAAGCGGTGCAGTCGGCACGCTGGTGCTGGGGGACTACGACACGCTGCCGTCCACACCGGCCTTCGATGTTTCGAAGATCGTGACGACGGCCACCGCCGGCGCGACCGATCAGTTCGTCGGCTTCGGCATCTTCCTGAAGAGCGGCTCGAACACGGTGCGGCTGACCGGGACGGGCGCGCAGAGCTGGACCATCGAGCAGGGGGCGCTGGCCGGCGACACCAACAGCCTTGGCGGCAATCTCACCTTTACCGGCGCGAGCGGGATTGCGCGCGGCGTCGTCTTCGACCAGGCGAGCGATGGCACCTATGCCGGGACCGTTTCGGGGCCCGGGGATTTCGTCAAGACGGGCGCAGCGAGCCTCACCCTGACGAGCCCACAGAGCTTCACCGGGGAGGTCAATATTTTCGGCGGCACGCTGCGCATGGGCGCGGCCAATGTGCTGGGAGCCTCGGCCGGGATCCACATCAGCGGTGGCAGTTGGGATCTCGACGGCTACAGCCAGACCGTGAAGGGGTTGAGCGGGAACGTCGGCACGAGCATCGCGCTCGGCGCCGCGACGCTGACCGTCGACAACACGTCCTTCGCGGGCTTTTCGGGCACGATTTCCGGGACGGGCGGCCTGACCAAGACGGGCGCGGGCGATTTCAACCTGTTTGGGACCCACACCTATTCCGGCCCGACCAATGTCACCGGCGGGGCGATGCGACTTGGCGGCCTTCTCGCCTCGGCCACGATCAATATTTCCAATGGCGCGGAGTTCGGCGTCTACCGGGAAAACGCGCTGTCGCCCATCGTCGCCGTCAACCTGACGGGGACCGCTTCGATCTTTCGTCTTCAGCTCAACCAGCAGATCGGCTCGCTCTCCGGCGGGGCGGGAACCGAAGTGCGATTCGACACCGGCGCCGTGCTGACGACGGGAACGAACAATACGAACGACGTCTTCGGCGGCAATATCGGCGGCACCATCAGTGTGGACGGCGCCCTGACCAAGATCGGCACGGGCAGCCTCACGCTGAACGGCGACAGCGAGTATGGCGGAGCGACGACTGTCCGCGGCGGCGCGCTGATCGTCAACGGTTCGCTGTCCCCCCTGTCGGCGGTCACGGTCGAGGCCGGCGCAACGCTTGGCGGGTCGGGCACGGTGGGCCACACGATCATCGCGGATGGCGGTCACATCGCGCCCGGCCATTCGATCGGCACGTTGCACTTCTCCCGCAATCTCACGCTGTCGCCCGGTTCGATCCTCGATTTCGAACTCGGCAGTCCGGGACTGTCGGCCGGTGCGCCGGGAACCAGCGACCGCATCGCGGTGGGCGGCAGTCTGACGCTGGACGGCACGCTGAACCTGTCCCAGAGCGGCCATCCCGCCGATGGCATGGCGGCCTTCGGCTATTACCGGCTGATGACCTATGGCGGCACTCTCATCGATCGCGGCCTCGAGATCGGCGCCACCCCGGTTGCCGGTATCTACGAAATCCAGGCCGGCGGCGGCAATGTGGATCTGTTCGTCGCAGCCAACGGCGACAATACCCTGCAGCACTGGCAAGGCGACGACGGCACGTGGAACGCCGTCGGCACGCAATGGCTGAATCAGGGCGGCGTGGCGCCTGTCGCCTGGGCGGGCCATCACGCCGTGTTCAAGAACGAGCCCGGCGGGTTCGGGGGCGGCACGATCGCGGTTGCGGGCGTGCAGAGCTTCAAGGGGCTGCAATTCGTCGACAATGGCTACCGCCTCGAAGGCCCGGGAACGCTGATGATCGACGGCTCGGGCCGGAGCGATGGCAATGCCGAAATTCGGGTGCTGACGAATACAGTCGCTCACATCGCAACGACGATCACCGGAACCGGCGGCCTCAGCAAGACCGAGGGCGGGACACTCGTTCTCGAAGGCAACAACACCTATCGCGGCGGCACTAGCCTTCTCGATGGTACCCTATCGGTATCGAGCGACGCCAATCTCGGCGATGCGGCGGGCGGGCTGCGTTTCAATGGCGGGACGCTGGCGACCACGGCCGGCATCCAGAGCGCGCGCGCGATCATGCTCGACGGCTCCGGTGTCTTCAACGTCGCAACCAATACCGAGCTTGGCCTCACGGGAAGCGTTTCAGGCGCGGGCGATCTCATCAAGATCGGCGCGGGCACGCTGCGCCTGACCGGCGTCAACAGCTATGGCAATACCGCCGTCCTGGGCGGCACGCTGATCGGCAGCACGGGCTCGATCTCGGGCGACATCATCAATGCCGGCACGGTGGTGTTCGATCAGCCGGCGGATGGCCGTTTCGCCGGCAATATCGGCCGCCTGAGCAGCTTCGCCGGCCTCATGGTCAAGCAGGGCGCCGGCACCCTGAGCTTGACCGGCATCTCCGGCCTCGACTGGTCGATCCAGGCCGGTGGACTGTCCGCCGTCGCCGAGCGCTTCCTCGGCAATGCCGCGATCGGCGCCGGCGCATCGCTCACGTTCGATCAGGCCGCGGATGCCGCCTATGGCGGAGTGCTCACCGGCACGGGCCGGTTCGTCAAGGCCGGCACGGGCGCGCTGATCTACGACGGCAACAGTTCCGGTTTTGCCGGCATGACCGAGATTGCCGCCGGGGCGTTGATCGTCGGCTCCGGCCCCGCCCACGCCCAGGCCATGCTCGGAGGTTCGTTCCACGTGGCGGGTGGCGGCACGCTCGGCGGCCACGGCACGGTCGGCTCGGGTGCCGGATCGGTCGTGACGATCGCCTCGGGCGGCACGATCGCGCCGGGCAACTCCATCGGCACCCTCACCGTCAACGGCAATCTCGTCTTTGCCGCCGGCTCGACCTATCAGGCCGAGATCAGCCCCGCGCTGCAGAGCGACCTGATCAATGTCAGCGGCACAGCCGTGATCGACGGCGGTACGGTCCATGCCCTCAAGGCCGGCGGCATCTATACGCCCGGCAGTCGCTGGACGATCCTCGATGCCCATGGCGGCGTGACCGGCAGGTTCGACGCATTCGACCAGAACATGCCCTTCGTCGACCTGACGCTGAGCTATGATGCCCACCGTGTCTATATCGAGGCCAAGCGCAACAGCGTGCCGTTCTGCGCCGTCGCGCAAACCGCCAACCAATGCGCGATCGGCAAAGGCCTCGAAAGCACCGGATCCGGCAATCCCGCCAACGATGCGGCGGCCGCCCTTCCGGATGCAACTGCAGCCCGCGCGGCGCTCGATCAGCTTTCCGGCGAGATCCATGCGAGCGCGAAGACGGCGCTGATCGCCGACAGCCGTTTCATCCGCGAGGCCGCGACCGATCGCATCCGCGCCGCCTTCGGCGCCGTCGCGGCCTCCGCCATGCCCGTCACGGCCTATGGCGAGGGTGGTCCGCAGGCCGTTCCCGTCACCACCGATCGTGCGGCGGTCTGGGCTCAGGGCTTCGGCGCCTGGGGTCGCGTCAACGGCAACGGCAATGCCGCCGGGCTTACCACCGCCACCGGCGGCATCCTGATCGGGGCCGATGGGCCGGTGTTCGGCACGGGGCCGTTCGGGACCTGGCGCTTCGGCGCGCTCGCCGGCTACAGCCGTACCACCTTCAATGCGCGCGGCCGCCTCTCCTCCGGCGAAAGCGACAACTATCACCTCGGCCTCTATGGCGGGACGCAGTGGGGGCCTCTGGGGTTCCGCGCCGGTCTGGCCTATACATGGCATCAGCTCGTCACCGGCCGTACCGTCGCCTTTGCGGGTTTCGGCGACAGCCTGAGGAGCAGGTACCGGGCCGGCACCTTCCAGGTCTTCGGCGATATCGGCTATCGGATCGATACGCCGGTCGCGGCCTTCGAACCCTTCGCCAATCTCGCTCATGTGAGCCTCGATGCCGGCGGCTGCGGCGAGCGCGGCGGGGCGGCCGCGCTTCACGCGACCGGCCAGGTGACGGCCGCCACCTTCACCACGATCGGGCTGCGGGCCTCGGCGAACTTTGCCCTCGGCGGGATTGCCGCCACCGTGCGTGGCTCGATCGGCTGGCGGCACGCCTATGGCGCGATCGCTCCGCTGTCGAGCCAGGCCTTCGCCGGCGGCGATGCCTTCGCCATAGCGGGCGTGCCGATCGCACGCGACGCCGGCGCCATCAATGCCGGGCTCGACATGGCCGTCACGCCGAATGCGGTTCTCGGTCTTTCCTACGACGGCCAGTTCGCTTCGTCCGCGCAGCAGCACGGCTTCAAGGCAAACTTCAGCCTGAGATTTTGA